The following are encoded in a window of Phaseolus vulgaris cultivar G19833 chromosome 3, P. vulgaris v2.0, whole genome shotgun sequence genomic DNA:
- the LOC137805780 gene encoding uncharacterized protein — translation MVDDQTPVRPRSGRGSRGPTRLKRLALRRAAGEKTHVDIDVNTGVAFGPKADEFMSYLGVVSRERLSILINSWDEVSEVDRNMLWEDVLANFDIPDVEPLRSKILSNIALKFRTFKSRLTSRYIFGDLKDENPCLKYQHIDEETWRLFRESRENEAWMVSEVTFLFI, via the exons atggttGACGACCAGACTCCAGTCAGACCTCGATCTGGGCGAGGtagtagaggacctactagattgaagcgtcttgcattgagacgtgctgctggtgagaagacacatgttgacattgacgtcaacactggagtggcttttggtcctaaggcagatgagtttatgagctatcttggagttgtttctcgtgagaggctctccattttgattaattcatgggatgaggtttcagaggttgatcggaacatgctatgggaggatgttctg gcaaactttgacattcctgatgtggaaccgcttcgatcaaagatattatccaatatcgcacttaaatttcgtacctttaagtcaagactgacatcgagatacatttttggcgaccttaaagacgaaaatccatgtttaaagtaccaacatattgatgaagagacatggcgtctttttagagaaagccgtgaaaatgaggcttggatggtaagtgaagtaacttttttgtttatataa
- the LOC137805779 gene encoding uncharacterized protein, which yields MASLRLIASQIGNDPFPVPWDNTFFQINTELPLMIYNTDLSEFISGNQELNISIIQFFMMFLHRVCITEGKENMYGFVDPAYTNPVGPNSTETQAYITNILEKEGKQIYLCPYINEHHWQLLVLSMVDKTAVWFCSLHKKMPTKFKDIIDT from the exons atggcttccctacgtctcattgctagtcagattggcaatgatccttttccagttccatgggataatacattttttcaaatcaacactgaactgccactgatgatttacaacacagatttatcagaatttatatctgggaaccaggagctcaatataagtataattcaattttttatgat gtttttgcatagagtctgtatcactgaggggaaggaaaatatgtatggattcgtagatcctgcatatactaatcccgttggaccaaactcaactgagactcaagcatacatcactaacatcctggaaaaagagggaaaacaaatttatttatgcccttacattaatga gcatcattggcagttacttgtcttatcaatggttgataagactgctgtgtggttctgttccctacacaagaagatgcccacaaaatttaaggatatcattgatacgtaa